A window of Polaribacter litorisediminis contains these coding sequences:
- a CDS encoding nitrilase family protein, with translation MSNELHVVGIQADLFWENPSKNRSFFEEKINSLPKNIDLVVLPEMFTTGFTMNPEKVAEKMDGKTISWIQKIASEKQLAIVASFVIEENNKYYNRLVFGHPSGKIETYDKRHSFTLAGEDKVYTSGNEKLIVDYKGWKICPLICYDLRFPVWARNTENYDLLIFMANWPTTRIKAWETLLKARAIENMSYVIGVNRTGKDANEYEYSGNSLIIDYLGTTLASLEKNEIGCIQTIVSKPNQQKTREKLGFLKDMDSFVISK, from the coding sequence ATGTCTAATGAACTACATGTAGTCGGAATTCAAGCTGATCTGTTTTGGGAAAATCCGTCTAAAAACCGTTCCTTTTTTGAAGAAAAAATAAACAGTTTACCAAAAAACATCGATTTAGTGGTGCTTCCAGAGATGTTTACAACAGGTTTTACCATGAATCCTGAAAAGGTTGCAGAAAAAATGGATGGAAAAACTATTTCTTGGATACAAAAAATTGCATCAGAAAAGCAATTGGCTATTGTAGCTAGTTTCGTAATTGAAGAAAATAACAAGTATTATAATCGATTGGTTTTTGGGCATCCTTCAGGAAAAATAGAAACCTACGATAAAAGACATTCTTTTACTTTGGCAGGAGAAGATAAGGTTTATACCTCTGGAAATGAAAAATTAATAGTTGACTATAAAGGTTGGAAAATTTGCCCGTTAATTTGTTATGATTTACGATTCCCTGTTTGGGCAAGAAATACTGAGAATTATGATCTTTTGATTTTTATGGCAAATTGGCCTACAACAAGAATTAAAGCTTGGGAAACACTTTTAAAAGCGCGTGCTATTGAAAATATGAGCTATGTGATTGGCGTAAATAGAACTGGTAAAGATGCCAATGAATACGAATATTCTGGAAATTCTTTAATCATCGATTATTTAGGCACTACGCTTGCTAGTTTAGAAAAAAATGAAATTGGATGTATACAAACAATTGTAAGCAAACCAAATCAGCAAAAAACAAGAGAGAAACTAGGTTTTTTAAAGGATATGGATTCTTTTGTTATTTCAAAATGA
- a CDS encoding acyl-ACP desaturase, whose translation MSIKNIRKEVMLTLEKSMQSFVDTYLIPAEKIWQPTDFLPNSQKDSFITEVEEIRELSKELHDDFWVVLVGDTITEEALPTYESWLLDLDGVNQDPDNGWAKWVRTWTAEENRHGDVLNKYLYLSGRVNMREVEISTQHLIADGFDIGTSTDPYKNFIYTSFQELATYVSHNNVAKIARKKGHKALAKMSKIIAGDEMRHHQAYAHFVKEIFKIDPSEMMLAFQHMMKHKIVMPAMHLRESFGEKGSLFDDFSTVAQRVGVYTGFDYVDILQKLNETWEIDKITGLTPEAEKARDYLMKLPARMYRITDRIVVPDTKFQFKWMLPA comes from the coding sequence ATGTCTATTAAAAATATTAGAAAAGAAGTAATGCTAACTTTAGAGAAAAGTATGCAAAGCTTTGTGGATACTTATTTAATTCCGGCTGAAAAAATTTGGCAACCTACAGATTTCCTGCCCAACTCACAAAAGGATTCTTTTATCACAGAAGTAGAGGAAATTCGTGAGTTATCAAAAGAACTGCATGATGATTTCTGGGTCGTTTTAGTAGGAGATACCATTACAGAAGAAGCCTTACCAACCTATGAGTCTTGGTTGCTAGATTTAGATGGTGTAAATCAAGATCCAGACAACGGATGGGCAAAATGGGTAAGAACTTGGACAGCAGAAGAAAACAGACATGGTGATGTTTTAAATAAATACTTGTATTTATCAGGTCGCGTAAACATGCGTGAAGTAGAAATTTCTACACAGCATTTAATTGCAGATGGTTTTGATATTGGTACTTCTACAGATCCCTATAAGAACTTTATATATACCTCTTTTCAGGAATTAGCAACCTATGTTTCGCATAATAATGTAGCTAAAATTGCAAGAAAAAAAGGACATAAAGCATTGGCAAAAATGTCTAAAATTATTGCAGGTGATGAAATGCGTCATCACCAAGCATACGCACATTTTGTGAAAGAAATTTTTAAGATAGATCCTAGTGAAATGATGCTAGCATTCCAGCACATGATGAAACATAAAATTGTGATGCCAGCAATGCATTTAAGAGAATCGTTTGGGGAAAAAGGAAGTCTTTTTGACGATTTTTCTACGGTAGCCCAACGCGTTGGTGTCTATACCGGATTTGATTATGTAGATATTTTACAGAAATTAAATGAAACTTGGGAAATAGATAAGATTACGGGTCTTACCCCAGAAGCAGAAAAAGCAAGAGATTATTTAATGAAACTGCCCGCTAGAATGTATCGAATTACAGATAGAATCGTAGTTCCAGATACTAAATTTCAATTTAAGTGGATGTTACCAGCATAA
- a CDS encoding lysophospholipid acyltransferase family protein, with translation MKFISYILSSIFAVVFFALLIIFHPFQWLAFNLFGSKGHSKVVAIMNYSLMKSLLLLGITVKLKNNFELPKNTSIIFVSNHQSTFDIPPLGWYFRKHHPKFVSKIELSKGIPSVSYNLRKGGAALINRKDSKQAIGELIKFSKNINTNKWGAVIFPEGTRSRTGEPKKFAPNGLKMLAKYNKEGYIVPVTINNSWKVFKYGKFPLGIGSPITITTHQPIKIDSLRFDALLERTEIAIKEHIK, from the coding sequence ATGAAGTTTATAAGCTATATACTTTCTTCCATTTTTGCTGTAGTGTTTTTTGCACTACTCATTATTTTTCATCCGTTTCAGTGGTTGGCATTTAATCTCTTCGGATCTAAGGGACACTCAAAAGTAGTTGCTATTATGAATTATAGTTTGATGAAATCGCTACTTCTTTTAGGCATTACGGTGAAACTGAAGAATAATTTTGAATTGCCCAAAAATACCTCTATTATTTTTGTGTCAAATCATCAATCTACCTTTGATATTCCGCCTTTAGGGTGGTATTTTAGAAAACATCATCCAAAGTTTGTGTCAAAAATAGAGTTAAGTAAAGGGATTCCAAGTGTTTCTTATAACTTAAGAAAAGGTGGCGCAGCACTCATCAATAGAAAAGATTCAAAACAAGCAATTGGAGAATTGATTAAGTTTTCTAAAAATATCAATACCAATAAATGGGGGGCAGTAATTTTTCCGGAAGGAACCAGAAGTAGAACTGGTGAACCAAAAAAATTTGCACCAAATGGATTAAAAATGCTTGCTAAATATAATAAAGAAGGGTATATTGTTCCGGTAACGATTAATAATTCATGGAAAGTATTCAAATACGGTAAATTTCCATTAGGAATCGGGAGTCCAATTACCATTACTACACACCAACCCATTAAAATAGATTCTTTGCGTTTTGATGCCTTATTGGAACGTACCGAAATAGCAATTAAAGAACACATAAAATAA
- a CDS encoding PD-(D/E)XK nuclease family protein gives MHSFISETIDDILKTINSFEDAVFILPSQRAKIFAKQTFKDKISVGFLPEMLNIEQFIQRVSGIHKSDSIQLLFHFYTIYKRVEKNPDSFDTFSSWALTVLQDFNEIDQHLINTNDIFMYLRDIERLKKWSVHGTFKETDLIKDHYSFLEKLNTYYNAFYQFLIHKNIGYQGLMYREACGKIDDFLEKNKNKKFFFIGFNALNKAEELLFQRVLQIGNSEIYWDIDEAFFNANHQAGKFIRKYKASWRYYEKNPLKSLGNSFSAPKNIQVIGAAKNNTQIKYIGEILENIPNFKNTALVLADETLLPVALNSLPKNISAINITMGYPLKDIPTTGLLFSIFQLFISQEKLQKSIVNEFYYKEVIRFFKHQAIYSLLDSIDDLTAAIAKENQTFIKESHLADFLKNETTEVKNIILRIFKTFTSVEDFIERILGLINLLKEAVNPLEKEYLFRFYTVFIQLQTLQNEFHYFTDLKTLSLFFKQLISSENISFQGEPLKGLQLMGMLETRVLDFENIILASANEGVLPASSQQNSFIPFDVKVEYGLPTYREKDAIFSYHFFRLLQRPKNIFIVYNTEHDIFGSGEKSRFITQLEAMRTDIVQKIVSPKVVAQNSELKEIKKNELVFERLKEIAKAGFSPSSLTSYLYNPFAFYKQKVLRIKEFDDVEETVAYNTLGTVVHETLDEMYQPFMGQFLKVNHILEMEKIAKGLVIKHFEIHFKNGDLSTGKNRLIFEVANRFVSNFLSKEKELLKDERNQLKIIATEENLSTEIEIEGIDFPIKIHGNVDRVDELNGVVRIIDYKSGMVKGSELKVLDFEKLREKQQYKGIQVLLYAFLYSKSKNFDFSKTLKAGIFSFKNLNQGFLAINFSSNYRKPDTAITQEKLEEFMTELKGYIQEIYNSEIAFIEPADLKY, from the coding sequence ATGCATTCTTTTATTTCTGAAACGATAGATGATATTTTAAAAACGATAAATTCTTTTGAGGATGCTGTTTTTATCTTGCCATCACAAAGAGCAAAAATTTTTGCAAAACAAACCTTTAAAGATAAAATTTCTGTAGGTTTCTTGCCAGAAATGTTGAATATAGAGCAATTTATCCAAAGAGTTTCTGGTATTCATAAGTCAGATAGTATTCAGCTATTATTTCATTTTTACACGATTTATAAGCGTGTTGAAAAAAATCCAGACTCATTTGATACATTTTCTTCTTGGGCGTTAACGGTATTGCAAGATTTCAATGAGATTGATCAGCATTTAATTAATACAAACGATATTTTTATGTATTTAAGAGATATTGAGCGACTAAAAAAATGGTCGGTTCATGGCACTTTTAAAGAAACAGATCTTATAAAAGATCATTATTCTTTTTTAGAAAAATTAAATACGTATTATAATGCTTTTTATCAATTTTTGATTCATAAAAATATTGGTTATCAGGGTTTAATGTATAGAGAAGCTTGTGGTAAAATTGATGATTTTTTAGAAAAAAACAAGAATAAGAAATTCTTTTTTATTGGTTTCAATGCTTTGAATAAAGCAGAAGAACTATTATTTCAAAGAGTTTTACAAATAGGAAATTCAGAAATTTATTGGGATATAGATGAAGCTTTTTTTAATGCAAATCATCAAGCCGGAAAATTTATTAGAAAGTATAAAGCTAGCTGGAGATATTATGAAAAAAATCCATTAAAATCGTTAGGAAATTCATTTTCAGCACCCAAAAACATTCAAGTTATTGGAGCAGCAAAAAACAATACACAAATAAAATATATTGGTGAAATATTAGAAAATATTCCCAATTTTAAGAATACAGCCCTAGTCTTAGCAGATGAAACACTTTTGCCCGTAGCACTAAATTCTTTACCAAAAAATATCAGTGCAATTAATATTACGATGGGATATCCTTTAAAAGACATCCCTACAACGGGTTTATTGTTTTCAATATTTCAGTTGTTTATTTCACAAGAAAAATTACAAAAAAGCATTGTAAATGAGTTTTATTACAAAGAGGTCATTCGTTTTTTTAAACATCAAGCTATTTATAGTTTATTGGATTCTATAGATGATTTAACGGCAGCAATAGCAAAAGAAAATCAAACTTTTATTAAAGAAAGTCATCTAGCTGATTTTCTAAAAAATGAAACTACAGAAGTTAAAAATATTATTTTAAGAATTTTTAAAACGTTTACTTCGGTAGAAGATTTTATTGAAAGAATTTTAGGACTCATCAACCTTTTAAAAGAAGCTGTAAATCCTTTAGAAAAAGAATACCTTTTTCGTTTTTATACGGTTTTTATACAATTGCAAACCTTGCAAAATGAGTTTCACTATTTCACAGATTTAAAAACATTGTCATTGTTTTTTAAACAATTAATTTCATCAGAAAACATATCTTTTCAAGGAGAACCTTTAAAAGGATTGCAATTAATGGGGATGCTAGAAACACGGGTTTTGGATTTTGAAAACATCATTTTGGCTTCTGCAAATGAAGGGGTTTTGCCAGCAAGCAGTCAGCAAAATTCTTTTATTCCTTTTGATGTAAAAGTTGAGTATGGGTTGCCAACTTACAGAGAAAAAGATGCTATTTTTTCCTATCATTTTTTTAGATTACTGCAAAGGCCAAAAAATATTTTTATCGTATATAATACAGAACATGATATTTTTGGAAGTGGAGAAAAAAGTAGATTTATAACACAATTAGAAGCGATGAGAACTGATATTGTTCAGAAAATTGTCTCTCCTAAAGTAGTGGCTCAAAATTCTGAATTAAAAGAAATTAAAAAAAATGAGTTGGTTTTTGAGCGATTAAAAGAAATTGCAAAAGCCGGCTTCTCTCCATCATCTTTAACGAGTTATTTATACAATCCTTTTGCTTTTTATAAGCAAAAAGTTTTAAGAATAAAGGAGTTCGATGATGTTGAGGAAACCGTGGCATACAATACTTTAGGAACAGTTGTGCATGAAACTTTAGATGAAATGTACCAACCTTTTATGGGGCAGTTTTTAAAAGTAAATCATATTTTAGAGATGGAAAAAATAGCAAAAGGTTTGGTTATCAAACATTTTGAAATACATTTTAAAAATGGAGATCTATCCACAGGAAAAAATCGCTTAATTTTTGAAGTAGCAAATCGATTTGTATCTAACTTTTTATCTAAAGAAAAAGAATTATTAAAAGACGAGCGTAATCAACTAAAAATTATTGCTACAGAAGAAAATTTATCCACAGAAATAGAAATTGAAGGTATTGATTTTCCGATAAAAATTCATGGAAATGTAGATCGAGTTGATGAGCTTAATGGTGTAGTTAGAATTATAGATTATAAATCTGGAATGGTAAAAGGTTCGGAATTAAAAGTTTTAGATTTTGAAAAATTGAGAGAGAAACAACAGTATAAAGGTATTCAAGTTTTATTGTATGCGTTTTTATATTCAAAAAGCAAAAATTTTGATTTTTCTAAAACTTTAAAAGCTGGGATATTTTCATTTAAAAATCTGAACCAAGGATTTTTAGCTATTAATTTTTCGTCTAATTATAGAAAACCAGATACTGCTATTACCCAAGAAAAATTAGAAGAATTTATGACAGAATTAAAAGGTTATATCCAAGAAATTTACAACTCGGAAATTGCTTTTATTGAACCAGCTGATTTGAAATATTAA